The following nucleotide sequence is from Anguilla rostrata isolate EN2019 chromosome 3, ASM1855537v3, whole genome shotgun sequence.
AGACTAGGAGAGGAAAAATACCTCCGGGGAGTTTTCCTGAATCAAATGGGACAATTCAGGGAAGGCCCCTGTTCCCAAAAACCTGGTATAGAGAATAGTTTGCTAACTATTGCTTCTGTTGGACAGAAGCTGTTTTTTTGACCAAATCTGTGAAAGGGAAAAGCCAGGCTGGTGACAGGCCGATGTCATTACCAGGAGGAGAGGCTTTAACTGAGAAATCGTTTTCACTATAaagagccattttctttttgtctggtGGCTAGTTGGAAGATTACCACAGATATGGGTGTGGTGCAGTCTTTTATCACGGAGCTGAAAGCACCCCTGTAGGTGTTACATACATTCTTGTAAAGTGTTCGGTATGAGAACTTCATTGACACCACCTCCTTTTCAGCTGCCTGTCAGTCAGAGGTATAGGGAATTCAGGTGTGTCATaaaagccgcttttccaccgcatggtaccagCTCAACTCTACTCGACTgtactcgcttttggtaccaggtactctgttttccactgcagatagtacccccgtcaatgtagcttGTCGTCATGACCAATCagtgttctgcagtgttttcacgtcaccttttggtatcgcctcagctcgcttggaaccttgacggaggtgataccaaaaaagtaccaggtaccaggtactatccacaacttttgcccaatggaaaaccaaaaaagtatGGAGGTTAAGAGGTTGAAAGTCGAGTTGAGCTGGGTACATCATGTCGGTGGATGGTTACTTATTAAGCATGCTTAGTTTCAGCGTTTCTTCTATGAAAAGGGATGTTGTGAGCCCAATTAGGATATGAATACTTTACTTTGATATAGCACAACTTCTGAGTTGCACTGTAATTAtctatttgttatttaaatgtgctgGAAAATATCACTCACTAAAGAAAAGATCTTTATTCGAATTCCAACAGACACACATCGAATGCATGAGAAGATGAATGAAACAAAGATGGCTGAATATAATGAATCAGTCTTTGTGTAATTGCTGAAAGTGGTTCATGCATTGCAACATCAATGTCACACTtgttgattttacattttcttaacaGGTGCCTTTCCACTGTTCTGTGAAGGAAGTGTTGGCCAACTGGATAGCTTGCATGTGTGAGGCCACACCCAGCAATGGAACCCTGGCCTATTGGGGCCTGGGTCCTACTGCTGGCTCTCATTGCTGATTGGCTAACAACTACCGAATCCCGGGACTTCACAGTAAAGGACATCATCTACCTCCATCCTTCAAGTAAGAGCATGCTCTGGATTTTCTTAACTTCTGAAAATGTGCCTTTTTGCAATGCATTTTCTGAATGAGCCAAGACTACATAAAATTATGTATCAATTGTCTGTACTAAACAAACTACCACGAGCCTGCAGGTACTTTTCATAGATGTATGTGTTCATTGGATGAATTTTCACAGATGTTTGTGTAGTAAGTTGTCAGGCAGGTTCCAAGGCATTCACAGGGTTCTCTGAATAAGTCTCACGTTTGATTTGGACACCAGGCGTGTAATCTGTGAGCACCTGCTAAAGGCATCACGCCGCTGCCGCTGTCACCATCGGGGATACGGCCTCGGTTATTTCCATGAAGGGGTGTGAAATTCCCGGCTCGCGGTTGGCTCAGAGAACACGGCGGCTTCCACGGCATTCCGCTTTAGCGTCCGTGCGGCGGCGTCTGCGGACTCAGATCCCGTAAGCCTGGTTGGCGTGACTCCCCGGACCCCCCCCGAAACCAGTGATTAGGCAGGGGTGTTATTACAGCCGCTGGTGGCGCTGTGAACCccgtggaggggggtgggggggcggaggggttcGATGAACCCTAGCTGCAGAGGCCGAGCGGCGGGGGTGGGAAAcagtaggggggtggggggcttccGTGGTTCTCTGATCTCCAGCCAAAGCCAGACGGGTCCACAGCTGGTCTGACCGCTGAGTGCAGCTCCTGCTCCGCCCAGCGCGACCCTTTGAAGTGATGGGGCGCGCGGCTCCCCACGCACGTATCTGCCCGAGTCGGGCCTCCCTGCTACAGTGTAGCAGAGAACCAGGCGCAGAACTGGCCCCTCTGCTCTGGTCTGCTCTGCTATGCTGATTCCAGCCCACCTTAAATCCACTGTTGGGCTCCAGCAATGTCACATAATCTGGATGCTACATTTACCCCTCAGTCCATGCATCCTGCCCAGAGGTCGGGGGGTGGCAGTAGAGTAACTcgtaactcagaggttgcaggtttgattcctgggtggTGCACTACCACTGTCCTTGAAAGAAATGTAATACTGTGTAAATAGATCATATGTCAAATGtatgctgtgtaagtcactcagtacaagagcgcctgctaaatggcTGAATGTAGAACAGAACTCTACAGTATAAAGGAGGATGCCTTGGGTGCTTACTACTTACTAGCATTGGATAGAATTAGCAAATTCAGTGGATGGAAGAATAGCACTGAAACTTGGATAGCATATTTTAGGTAGTCGGAATCCACAGTTGTACcaggaatataaatgaatgttaaCCTACCTAATCCATGCAAATAGAAGACACAGTCAATTtgtcatcacattttttttttaaattcatcttcttatacttttatttttggcatttaattttatgttttatttccatCCTTAATTCTTCTTCCACTATTCCTCTCACTGTCTTCCTCTATTGTAGCTCCTTGCTCGTATGCCACTGTCCAGTGTCCTGTCTTGCCAGCTGTTAGCTGCATATTTTCCATTCTCATGTCCTCATACAGTAGGTCTTTGAAGCTACAAAGAATTCTTAGTTAGGTTAACAAGCCCTCCCAACACAGGTCACTGCCTGCAGGCTAAATCCCAATCTCCATGATTATCTTAACAAGGCCCTGCCCCCCTTCTCTAGCATTAATTATTGCGGATGCTGATTTAATTAATGTTCAGTGCTCCCAGTCCATCAGGGGATTACGGTGCCGGCCATGAAACGATGACGACCACAAACGCCGGTAATTAATGTGACTCCATCACAATGTTCCGTGTTGAATGGGCTGAATGAGCCGACTCCCTAATTGGAAAGTGGTGCCAATCGGATCATGTTCCCAAAGTCCCTGCCCTGAAAGGTTCTTTCCCTTGGTGCATCTCTGCAAACAGGCGTCTTTATAATCCCATTTAGCTAGTGTACATTGGTACATTTGTATGATCCATAGAAGTGTAGACTTATTGTACAGGAAGTTTACTGACTTAGGCAAACGCTGGCAAACATGCCTTGATTTTTAATGCAGGCGCCATTAAAGAGAAGGATAAAAGGACAAATTGCGCCTGATCGTGAGTAGTCAACTGGTCACAGATAGTCACCTGGTTGTGTGTAGTCGCCTGGTTTTTTGTGGTTATGTGctgtctgagagagaaaaagatttaTCTTGTTCATATATCATTTTTGATTTCcgattttcaaaatggcataaCAGTGGCGCAGACAAACCGCTGAACCTTATAATTTTGTTGGCTTGCAGTTATTATGGGTGCTTAAGATGTAGATATTATGGATGCTAATAGTCTAAATAGTTCTTATGGGTTCTGTATGAGTCACAGATTATCTGCAGTAAATTCCAGTCACTGGTTGAAACACCAGTGTCTTTTGTGCTTTCCAGTGGTGCTCTGCCTCTCATTCAGGGTAAGATAggagcattattatttttgcgcATTcctcatttttgcagtaatggAAAAAGACACTTTTGGCAGATAGATCAGCGTAAGCATGCTTcattaacaattttttttgtggaaatgtgTTACTAATGTTCAACTGTGAACTTCTACAGTGAGTCATAAAGGCCATTACAGTCACTAATTGCTTTTTCGGTCTGATTTACAGTGCATATATTTTCATACCACATAACAAATGTATTCTGCATATCTGCACACTGTGCATTTGTATATCTACCTGCTTAAAAATACCTTATCTAGACTTTTGGGTAATCTCACATAACATTTTTCTGTAAGAGAACTTTGCACAAGCATATGTGTATTGTAAATGAAACCAGTTAATAGTCATAATATGTGTGTCTGGTCCCATAAAATGGCACAGTTTATCCTTTAAGCCCAGGCTGCATTCCCTGTGACCACATATTACCCACACAgtcctttttattttagccaatAACCTAGCTGTTACCTCAAAGTCCTTTCCAGTTCCAAAGCCATCGCatgactgagcgtgctcagaagCATATGAGAGGAATTTGAATCTATAGATCAGAAGGCTAAAATAACCAACTGCTCTCAGGGAAGAGGGCATGTTAGAGGACAGACCTTGTAGTTATGCCTCACTGCCCCCAACCCCGCAGCCAGAAATTCAGTTTCTGAGCTTCTTTTCTCTTCCGTTTCCTTGCCCCAGTCTGACTTATCCATCTTAAAGCTGGAACACCTGGactcagccctgtgtgtgtgtgtgtgtgtgtgtgtgtgcgcgtgtgtgtgtatgcacatgatgtgtgtgtgtgcacatgatgtatatgtgtgtttgtgtgtatgcacatgatgtgtgtgttcgcgcctgtgtgtttgtgtgtgtgtgtgtgtgcttgtgtggtgtgtgcttgtgtgtgagtgtgcgtgtgtgcatgtgctcatgatgtgtgtgtctatgcgtgtgtgtgtgtgtgtgtgtgtgtgtgaaactgtgcttgtgtgggtggggggggggcgggttgtgAAGGGGGTTGGTTGCCGTGGCAGTATCGGTCTACATTTGATTGGCAGGCTTTGTGCGGTGAATGAAGTTTGGATGACCCTCAGACCTGCAGCTGTCAGAGgcgagggggcaggggggccccTAACCAGATTAATGTAACGGGACCGAGGGCCCCCTCAGCCAGTGTAAAGGGCCCCGCCAGCCCTACTGTTTGATCACAGCAGATGGACTCAGAACCCACACGACTCCCATTCTTTCCCAAGACCACTGCACAGTGTGTCCCTCTTGCCCCTCTGTACCATCATGAATGTGTCCACTAACAGttcttgcttttgtttgtaACTGTCAAAACCCAAAAGAGTTACCAAGAACTTTTACACAGTTTTCTGCTTGTGATAAAAGCAAAGTACTGAtaacaaaaagtgtttttttgctGGTTTGTCTTCTCAGAACTCAGTAccaaatttacattattttttacataggCCTCTGGAACTAATTTTGtcgctcattttttaaattgaatacCGAATGTAGCTGAATGACTGAATGCTGAAAGGTGTTGTGTCCTGGGTGGTGTTTTAATGAGCTTGCCTTGTTTCTGTTCTGCTTGTGTTGGCAGCAACGCCATACCCAGGTGGGTTCAAGTGTTTCACCTGCGAGAATGCAACTGACAACTACAACTGCAATCGCTGGGCTCCGGACGTGTACTGCCCAAGAGGtgggaattttttttcagaCTTGTAACATCCCTCTGTTTCAGGATACTTCTTTGATGAAGGAAAACGTGTACCCATGTGATACTGAATTATATGACCAACAGTATCTGGACATCCAAATCgtatcttaatgctacagcatacaatcaaattctagacaattctgtgcttccccaaaagTTTGgggaggccctttcctgttttggTATGACAGTGCCCCTGGGTACAGAGCaaggtccatgtagaaatggttttgtcgagaacggtgtggaagaacttgaatggcctgcacagagctctgacctcaaccGCATCCAAACCTTTTAGAtcatttggaaagccaactgtgagccaggcctaattgcccaatcagtgccctgCCTTACTAATACCCTTCTGGCTGattggaaacaaatccctgcagcagtgctccaacatctagtgtaaagccttcccagtagagtggaggttgttattgcagcaaagggtggaccaactccatattaatgctcataattttggatgagatgttggatttcatgtatccacatacttttggccatgtagtgtatttcaCTTGTAGGAAAAGCTCTGATAGCTTCTGCCTTGAATTTTCATCATGTGCTTTTATGGTGGTTTAACTTCTTTCTGTTTAGCATAATCACACAGTCTTAGTTATTCTTGGCCAATGGCCACTGTCTAAAATTCTAATTCTCACATTCCCTGAGGAAATAAAGTACAAATGTGGGCCAATCACACACAGCGCTTGTGTAAATAAATTCACTGGAATGCACTATTTCTGCAGCTCTGCATTTGTTCCCTTATGTTAATTAACACGCTATCCCAAAATGCAATCTGTTTCCCGCATTACCTGATCTCCTTTTCATTGTCAGCCTTCCGCTGGTCTGATTGGCTATTAGAATGATTGCCTATCGGGAATGTTCGTTCCTTGCTTAACGAATGTGCCCTTTGCAGAAACCAGATACTGCTACACCCGCCACAAGATGGACTTTCAAGGGGACAGCTTGTCTGTGACAAAGCGTTGTGTGGCCCTGGAGGAATGCCTCTCTACCGGGTGCACTGAAGTTGACCATGAAGGAAACAAGGTGAGTAAGCAGGACTGCTCAGTTTAGACTGACTGGTTCAGTTACCCTGCAGTAGGGCAGAGTTTAGGCTGGCCTTATTCAAAGACCTTATAAACCATGTTCAATGCCTAAACCACCCAGGGCAAAATGACGCTTTAAATAATATCCATTTGGAAGGATGTGACTTAGTTTAGGAATAATCAGtgaaaatcaaacatttttgtgGGCAGCTTGCAGTACGCACTGTATTTTCTTCTAGTCCACAAAGACAGATATTGTTCatcatttcaaaaatgattCAGCCCTCCAAATGGGGAAAGTTGGAAAATATTTCTGGAATGCATCTGGAATTTTGTGTCTCTCGAGCCTGTGTTCATTCCTCCTCTGGAAAACTTGTGGCTAAAAATAATGTGTCTTTATCAGTTGGCCACATTGCTGATGTATTGCTTTATAAAAGATCTCAGCCAAAGGATAATTTAAGAGCCCCAAGAATTTGGTCATCATGGGTCTTAACCACACAGAATAGTCATTGCAATTGAATTTCTTTCGTATTGGTCATGCAGCTGACATAGATGAGAAGCCCCAATTGAAATGATGCTCGAGCCACAAGCTCTCAAActaataaatatgtgtattGCACATTGCCTGTCTGCTTTATCCAGCAGCACTCTGTTGCACATGGACTTAATCCTCAGAGCCTCCAAACTGATTTTACTGCTGATAAGACAAAGGCTGGAATTAAACTGCTCACACAGAGAAAGACTTAGCAGTAATCCCTGCTGAAATATGAGTCTTCTCCAGGCTGGAGCTGACTGTAAGATGCTCCATTGTGCTTAAATGGCCAAAACAGAATCTAACAGACCTCTCAGATTTTGTTCTGTTATAGAAGCTTGTGAGAAGCATGTTGGAGACCAGGGAAGGCACCTAGGGTGGTGCTGATAAAGCCCATGGAAAGTTTTTGGTTGGACATACcaagcatttataaaaaatctgtaaaatttgtaaaaagGTTGAAAAGAGTGATTCTTgggtaaaatgtgtgtttgcttcCTAAGGCTTTTCCTGCGTGTAATCTTTACTGAGTAAGTCATTAAACTACCTGGGAATTTGTTCGGAGAACTCGTTTCTGTCgcattttgcattgcattgagGGTAGAAAgaccaaaataaagaaattcatTGCAATTGAgaatgaagaaatgaaaagatgaGAGACACAAAAGGAATGGGACAGTCGAGGAAAAGTAAGAGCTAACAACATAACGATCTTAGTAGCGGTTAAAAAtggaaaggagacagacagacggacggtctctctccctcacaccccTGGTTTAAATTCCTGCTGACTGCTCTGGCTCCAGGTCTGCACTGCTTGCTGCGAGGGGAACATCTGCAACCTGCCACTGCCCTGGAACGAAACGGACGCAGTCTTCGCCACCACCTCTCCGATCAACCGCACCGGCCAGCTCGCACAGAGCCCGGCCGCGTCCTGCTTCATCGCCATCGTCATCCTCCTCATTTTCAGCCATGCATAAGAGTAATACAGGCCAAATTAGAcgtttgcaaaaaaacaaaaacaaaaaaaaagaacaaacaaaaaaacatttcacagtttaTTAGTTGGACAATTTTTAACTTGCTTTTTTACCCCTCTCTCCAGTATCAGGACAGTGATCAAACTGTAGAAATAGATGTTTGCAGCAGCATGTTCAAACCTCTTtggtttttaaagttttgttgtCTTGGGAGCTAGTTTGTCTTTTAATTAGCAGACACTTGGCTGGAAGAGTGATACTGTACTTTTGGCAAATTTGAAAGGATTTTTTAAGTAAACATAATTATAATGTTGCATTTCTGTGTTGaatgtgtaatatatatatgtacatatatagtatttatttttgtacaatgtATTGATTCTTAACAACAGTGTTGAAGTTTTTGCATTTAGGTCAGAACATGCAAGATTCGAGACTCTGGGATTAATTTCCCCCTTAAAACTAATAACAAGCTTTCATCCATTAATGCCACATGGGAAAGTATTTTTAACAAGCCCTGTGGGTTATCAAACATTTGCTTACATCTTTGCATGATTTGGTGGAAAATTGCTGTTTCTATTTGATGTTCCATTTCATATATGCCTTTGTTTTATAAATAGTATTTTCCGAGACACGTTTTTTTGctaatactgttttttttttaacttgcttTTCTTATCACAAAACTTTGTAAAATGAGTTCATGATTTTTCTATAGGTGTCATTAAGGCAAGATAATGGATCATCTTCTAAATTAGGACATTTTAATAGGTTGtttgttaaaatatgaatgtgttgtCACTGATTCTAATGGAACTATTGTCATAACATTCATATATTCTAAGACTGAAAGGACTGAACTCTGTGTTTTGTGAATTCTTAAGTCAAAGGTGTCACGCTGAAGTCTGAGAAGGCTGCGTTGTCTGCAGTTTGTTGTGGTTTCCTTTCCATCAGCACCTAATTTAAGGCCTTGGGAACAAGTGGATTTGCGGATCCTTAAGCCAATCGACTTAAATGAATCagtggtgctgaaacacactgaaaaacagcaggCGCCGTGGCCTTCAAGGACTGGGTTCTGCCTCCTGTGGCTTCAGGCAGCCTGTCCTGGTTTAGAGTTTCCCTTTCCTGTGGCATGTGGCTGTGGGCCGCACGTATGTGGTCAGTTTGCTGGTGATGTGGTCAGTGTGAAAATGCAGAGGTTGCAAGTACAGTGTTATTGTTCCTGTAGCTGCATAGTTTATTTAGGCCGACTGCTCGTGGGCTGTGATAGATTAACTTCCTCTGTCATCTATTGTGTTTTTAATCCCCCGTATCAGCTACTGTGCGGGGTTATGACTAGACCTTAACTagaaaaaaaggacaagaaATATGACAATAATTCACTCCTGTTTCTGCTTCGTTTCTGTTCTGCCAACAGGGCCGGTGGAAATCTTGATTGTTAGCAACTCAGCTGGGTGGAGTTTGTAGATGTGCTAAAAATATACCCTTGAATAACAGCTAAGGCTACTCTCTGAAAAATGAAttctttcaaattattttttttttctttgtggaaaaTGGTAATTGGCATTAGATAGTGGTTGTCAGAGACAGTGTTTGAACATTCCAGTGACATGTCAAGTCTGATTTATAGATCGGTAGATTTATAGATCGTAGTTTTAATTTatgttctgtttaaaaaattgcCTGTGCTAATTTCCTTTTTGAGTGTAAAAGAGGACAG
It contains:
- the lypd6 gene encoding ly6/PLAUR domain-containing protein 6 isoform X2, which encodes MEPWPIGAWVLLLALIADWLTTTESRDFTVKDIIYLHPSSGFKCFTCENATDNYNCNRWAPDVYCPRETRYCYTRHKMDFQGDSLSVTKRCVALEECLSTGCTEVDHEGNKVCTACCEGNICNLPLPWNETDAVFATTSPINRTGQLAQSPAASCFIAIVILLIFSHA
- the lypd6 gene encoding ly6/PLAUR domain-containing protein 6 isoform X1 produces the protein MEPWPIGAWVLLLALIADWLTTTESRDFTVKDIIYLHPSTTPYPGGFKCFTCENATDNYNCNRWAPDVYCPRETRYCYTRHKMDFQGDSLSVTKRCVALEECLSTGCTEVDHEGNKVCTACCEGNICNLPLPWNETDAVFATTSPINRTGQLAQSPAASCFIAIVILLIFSHA